The Faecalibacterium prausnitzii genome includes a window with the following:
- a CDS encoding helix-turn-helix domain-containing protein, whose amino-acid sequence MSTERFDIRHAPAPRESFRLLYISKSKFGGDWNSTAHTHSCTELFYCLSGEGQFYLSGQLSPVKPDDMVIVNPQVEHTELSLNASPLEYIVLGVAGIEILFGKADSSYAIFNCRENRERMVTLLHMLLAEADRSLDGCETVCQDLLEVLLIWLVRCTTLSLQVEETPRSDNRECVEIKRYLDSNFREDISLDRLAEIAHINKYYLAHTFQKEYGISPITYLNCRRIEESKYMLGNTGYSLAQISELMGFSSPSYFSQCFRKAEGLTPNEYRRQVRQGQRPAPAKRHER is encoded by the coding sequence ATGAGCACCGAACGCTTTGATATCCGTCATGCTCCCGCTCCCCGTGAGTCCTTTCGCTTGCTGTACATCAGCAAAAGCAAATTCGGCGGCGACTGGAACAGCACGGCTCACACCCATTCCTGCACGGAGCTGTTCTACTGCCTGAGCGGAGAAGGACAGTTCTACCTGAGCGGGCAGCTGTCCCCGGTCAAGCCGGATGATATGGTCATCGTCAATCCACAGGTGGAGCACACAGAATTGAGTCTGAACGCTTCACCGCTTGAATATATCGTTCTGGGTGTGGCTGGCATTGAGATCTTATTCGGCAAGGCTGATTCTTCTTATGCTATCTTCAACTGCCGTGAAAACCGGGAACGGATGGTCACTCTGCTGCATATGCTGCTTGCCGAAGCCGACCGCAGTCTGGATGGCTGCGAAACCGTCTGTCAGGACTTGCTGGAGGTGCTGCTGATCTGGCTGGTACGTTGCACAACGCTCTCTTTGCAGGTGGAAGAAACGCCACGGTCTGACAACCGGGAGTGCGTAGAGATCAAGCGATATCTGGACAGCAACTTCCGGGAGGACATCTCGCTTGACCGTCTGGCAGAGATCGCACACATCAATAAGTATTATCTGGCCCACACCTTTCAAAAGGAGTACGGCATCTCTCCCATCACCTATCTGAATTGCCGCCGCATTGAGGAAAGCAAATATATGCTGGGCAATACAGGTTACAGCTTGGCTCAGATCAGCGAACTGATGGGCTTTTCGTCCCCCAGTTATTTTTCCCAGTGCTTCCGCAAAGCGGAGGGGCTGACTCCCAACGAATACCGCCGTCAGGTACGGCAGGGACAACGCCCTGCCCCGGCAAAACGGCATGAAAGATAA
- a CDS encoding phosphotransferase enzyme family protein — MKPVTEPILCAAASAFDFGGPMVCDPHHYGEGHINDTFVVWRADHTKRFILQRINTDTFTDPAGLMENICGVTQHLRTKIQAEGGDPGRECLNVIPTLSGAAYSIDSEGNAWRAYDFVENTVCLQQVGCEADFRTVAETLGKFQNQLADYPASTLHETIARFHDTPNRYANFEKALAADALGRAKTIAPEIAFIHAREKDCHVLLDQLAAGEIPLRVTHNDTKINNVLLDEATGKGICVIDLDTVMPGLSAYDFGDSIRTGANDCAEDEPDQSKVHFDLHLYEVFAKGYLSTAGASMSMAEKKSLAWGARLMTLECGIRFLTDYLEGDHYFHIARPDHNLDRARTQFTLVRQMEEVFDQMLEIVCPNNH; from the coding sequence ATGAAACCTGTCACCGAACCCATTCTCTGCGCCGCTGCATCCGCCTTTGATTTTGGTGGGCCGATGGTCTGCGATCCACACCACTATGGTGAGGGCCACATCAATGACACCTTTGTGGTCTGGCGGGCAGATCATACCAAACGCTTTATCTTACAGCGCATCAACACCGATACCTTCACCGATCCCGCAGGACTGATGGAAAACATCTGTGGCGTGACCCAGCATTTACGGACAAAGATTCAGGCAGAGGGCGGCGACCCTGGCCGGGAATGCCTGAATGTCATTCCCACTCTGTCCGGCGCAGCGTACTCTATTGATTCTGAAGGCAATGCCTGGAGAGCCTATGATTTTGTAGAGAATACCGTCTGTCTGCAACAGGTCGGCTGTGAGGCAGACTTCCGCACTGTGGCAGAAACACTGGGCAAGTTCCAGAACCAGCTGGCCGATTATCCTGCTTCTACCCTCCACGAAACCATTGCGCGTTTTCACGATACGCCCAACCGTTACGCAAACTTTGAAAAAGCCCTTGCCGCCGATGCACTGGGTCGAGCCAAAACCATTGCGCCGGAGATTGCATTTATCCATGCACGGGAAAAGGACTGCCACGTTCTGCTGGATCAGCTGGCCGCTGGTGAGATCCCGCTGCGTGTCACCCATAATGATACCAAAATCAACAATGTTCTGCTCGATGAAGCCACTGGCAAAGGCATCTGTGTCATTGACCTCGACACCGTGATGCCGGGGCTTTCGGCTTATGATTTCGGTGATTCCATCCGCACCGGTGCCAACGACTGCGCCGAGGATGAACCCGACCAGAGCAAAGTCCACTTTGACCTGCATCTGTACGAAGTGTTCGCCAAAGGGTATCTCTCCACTGCCGGGGCATCCATGAGCATGGCAGAAAAAAAGAGCCTTGCATGGGGTGCAAGGCTCATGACGCTGGAATGCGGCATCCGCTTTCTGACTGACTATCTGGAGGGCGACCATTATTTCCATATTGCTCGCCCGGATCACAACCTCGACCGCGCCCGCACCCAGTTCACGCTGGTGCGGCAGATGGAAGAGGTTTTCGATCAGATGCTGGAAATCGTCTGCCCGAACAATCACTGA
- a CDS encoding alpha/beta fold hydrolase, with the protein MEERTYQTRCGTIHYWVNASNPDAITLVFLPGLTADHRLFDKQIQYFENRYNAIVWDAPAHGSSWPFRFDFDLFDKAKWLNGILNQEGLTKPVIVGQSMGGYVGQAYAQLYPDKMTGFVSIDSAPLQRSYVTAVEIWLLKRMEPVYAHYPWKWLLKSGSEGVATSDYGRNLMREMMLTYDGNQKRYAQIAGHGYRILAAAMEKDLPYEIKCPALLICGTKDHAGSCIRYNKVWHRNTKIPLMWIEGAGHNSNTDKPEQVNRLIEEFVADIL; encoded by the coding sequence ATGGAGGAACGGACATATCAGACCCGTTGCGGAACGATTCACTATTGGGTGAATGCGTCAAACCCGGATGCAATTACGCTTGTTTTTCTGCCGGGATTGACTGCGGATCATCGATTGTTTGATAAGCAGATTCAGTATTTTGAGAACAGGTATAATGCTATCGTCTGGGATGCGCCGGCACATGGTTCCTCATGGCCGTTTCGATTTGATTTTGATCTGTTCGATAAGGCAAAATGGCTGAACGGTATCTTAAACCAAGAAGGACTTACAAAGCCTGTTATTGTCGGGCAGTCTATGGGTGGATATGTGGGACAGGCTTATGCGCAGCTTTACCCAGACAAAATGACAGGATTTGTCTCCATTGACTCTGCACCGCTGCAACGAAGCTATGTGACGGCAGTTGAAATTTGGCTTTTGAAACGGATGGAGCCGGTATATGCTCATTACCCGTGGAAATGGCTCCTGAAATCGGGGTCGGAAGGTGTTGCTACGTCTGATTACGGTAGAAACCTCATGCGTGAAATGATGTTAACCTATGACGGAAACCAGAAGCGCTATGCACAAATTGCCGGACATGGTTATCGTATTTTGGCAGCGGCTATGGAGAAGGATCTGCCGTATGAGATCAAGTGCCCGGCTTTATTGATATGCGGCACAAAAGATCACGCTGGTTCGTGTATACGGTACAACAAAGTATGGCATCGCAATACGAAAATTCCTTTGATGTGGATAGAAGGAGCAGGACACAATTCCAATACAGACAAACCCGAACAGGTGAATCGTTTGATAGAGGAATTTGTTGCTGATATTTTATAA
- a CDS encoding DUF6061 family protein, which translates to MKYDAKACHFNMDTGCVELLLRDGRMISIDCTGVEDALDVTMTQRAELDYLIYNDPLGYADLILNGDPEEYLKNATGSHGLED; encoded by the coding sequence ATGAAGTACGATGCAAAGGCCTGTCACTTTAACATGGACACCGGCTGCGTGGAGCTGCTGCTCCGGGATGGGAGAATGATCTCCATTGACTGCACCGGGGTCGAGGATGCGCTGGATGTGACCATGACACAGCGGGCAGAACTGGACTACCTCATCTACAATGACCCGCTAGGCTATGCAGATTTGATTCTGAACGGTGATCCAGAGGAATATTTGAAAAACGCAACTGGGAGCCATGGGTTAGAAGATTAA
- a CDS encoding DUF6017 domain-containing protein has product MTLDYFYGQAGELFSFFRIPKALFQEQQFQDLSTDAKTLYGILLDRMSLSVKNEWFDKKGRVFIIFTIEDVKRTLRCADNKATRLLRELEKFGLIERKRRGQGKPCLVYVKNFSAESSKESVKNRDNDDSCGSKIACQDPVKSRGIKKKENKTEMNNTNLILSDESEKMKNRELLEEYFSCSLEMDLLLRLYPDDEDTIYQIVDLLVDTCATKRKMLHIAGDDKPAEVVRSRFMKLNADHVRFVLKCLAENSSPIRNMKQYLLASLYNAPTTMQLFYQNQTNHDLAMRR; this is encoded by the coding sequence ATGACCCTTGACTACTTTTATGGACAGGCCGGAGAACTCTTTTCGTTCTTCCGCATTCCAAAGGCTCTTTTTCAGGAGCAGCAGTTTCAAGATCTGTCAACCGATGCAAAAACTCTGTACGGCATCCTGCTTGACCGTATGAGCCTTTCTGTTAAAAATGAATGGTTTGACAAAAAAGGTCGAGTGTTCATCATCTTCACGATTGAGGATGTCAAGCGGACTTTGCGTTGCGCAGACAACAAAGCGACCAGACTACTCCGGGAACTTGAAAAATTTGGTTTGATTGAACGAAAACGTCGAGGGCAAGGAAAGCCATGTTTGGTGTATGTGAAAAACTTTTCGGCAGAATCTTCAAAGGAGAGTGTCAAGAATCGTGATAATGACGATTCTTGTGGCTCTAAAATCGCTTGTCAAGACCCGGTAAAATCACGAGGTATTAAGAAGAAAGAGAATAAAACAGAGATGAATAATACGAATCTTATCCTTTCCGACGAATCGGAGAAGATGAAGAATCGCGAACTGCTCGAAGAATATTTTTCATGCTCTTTGGAGATGGACCTTCTTCTCCGGCTTTACCCGGATGATGAAGATACCATCTATCAAATCGTGGATTTACTGGTAGACACCTGTGCCACCAAACGCAAGATGCTGCACATCGCCGGGGACGATAAGCCCGCCGAGGTGGTACGCAGCCGTTTTATGAAGCTGAACGCCGACCATGTCCGCTTTGTGCTGAAGTGCCTTGCAGAGAACAGCAGCCCGATCCGTAATATGAAACAATATCTGCTTGCTTCTCTGTACAACGCACCCACCACGATGCAGCTTTTCTACCAGAACCAAACCAACCACGACTTAGCGATGCGGAGGTGA
- a CDS encoding ParA family protein — translation MKISKKATTIAIVNQKGGTGKTTTCENLGIGLAMEGKKVLLVDTDPQGSLTISMGWQQPDELPTTLSTLMAKAMNDQPIPPGDGILHHAEGVDLIPANIELAGLEVALVNSMNREKMLKQVLEGAKREYDYILLDCMPSLGMLTINALAAADAALIPVQAQYLSAKGLEQLLQTVQKVRRQINPKLKIEGILLTMTDSRTNYGKQISNLIRQAYGKHLKVFEQTIPRSVRAAETSAAGKSIFQHDPKGKVAEAYQSLAKEVLADADRQRKLSSERAR, via the coding sequence ATGAAAATTTCAAAGAAAGCAACCACGATTGCCATCGTCAACCAGAAAGGCGGCACCGGCAAGACCACCACCTGTGAAAATCTGGGCATCGGGCTGGCGATGGAAGGCAAAAAAGTCCTGTTGGTGGACACTGACCCACAGGGCAGCCTGACCATTAGCATGGGCTGGCAGCAGCCGGACGAACTGCCCACCACCCTTTCTACCCTGATGGCAAAAGCTATGAACGACCAGCCCATTCCGCCCGGTGACGGCATCCTACACCATGCAGAGGGCGTTGACCTGATTCCTGCCAACATCGAACTGGCAGGGCTGGAAGTTGCCCTCGTGAACAGCATGAACCGGGAAAAGATGCTCAAACAGGTGTTGGAGGGGGCAAAGCGGGAGTATGATTATATCCTGCTGGACTGTATGCCCTCGCTGGGGATGCTCACCATCAACGCACTGGCGGCGGCAGACGCTGCCCTGATTCCGGTGCAGGCGCAGTACCTTTCCGCAAAGGGTCTGGAACAGCTTTTGCAGACTGTCCAAAAGGTACGGCGGCAGATCAACCCGAAATTGAAAATTGAGGGCATCCTGCTGACTATGACCGACAGCCGCACCAACTACGGAAAGCAGATCAGCAACCTGATTCGGCAGGCATACGGAAAGCATCTGAAGGTTTTTGAGCAGACTATTCCACGGTCGGTCCGTGCGGCTGAAACCAGTGCGGCAGGCAAGAGCATTTTCCAGCATGACCCCAAAGGCAAGGTGGCAGAAGCCTATCAATCTCTTGCAAAGGAGGTGCTGGCGGATGCCGATCGACAGCGGAAACTTAGCTCTGAAAGGGCTAGATGA
- a CDS encoding ParB/RepB/Spo0J family partition protein yields MPIDSGNLALKGLDDLFSTEENRQEEQREQVQQIPIDELHPFTNHPFKVLDDEAMTRTVESIAQYGVLAPLIARPRPEGGYEIISGHRRKHAAELAHLDTVPVIVRNMKDDAATILMVDSNLQREHILPSERAFAYKMKLDAIKNQGARSDLTSRQVVGKLEAADEVGKATDESGRQVQRFIRLTNLVPELLDMVDEKKISFNPAVELSYLDAKQQQDFLEAMDASQNAPSLSQAIRIKKLAQKSEFSYDAVYDIMNEEKKSELDTVTIKNETLRKYFPRSYTPRQMESIIIKLLDQWQLKKQQAKEKKQEEAR; encoded by the coding sequence ATGCCGATCGACAGCGGAAACTTAGCTCTGAAAGGGCTAGATGACCTGTTTTCCACCGAGGAAAATCGACAGGAGGAGCAACGGGAACAGGTGCAGCAAATTCCCATCGACGAGCTGCACCCCTTCACCAACCACCCCTTCAAGGTGTTGGACGATGAAGCCATGACCCGGACAGTAGAGAGCATTGCACAGTACGGTGTGCTGGCTCCGCTCATCGCCCGCCCCAGACCAGAGGGCGGCTATGAGATCATCTCCGGGCATCGCCGGAAACACGCCGCAGAGCTTGCCCATCTGGACACCGTGCCAGTCATTGTGCGCAATATGAAGGATGATGCCGCCACGATATTGATGGTCGATTCCAATTTGCAGAGAGAACACATCCTACCGAGTGAGCGGGCATTTGCGTACAAGATGAAGCTGGATGCGATAAAAAATCAAGGTGCTAGGTCAGATTTAACTTCCCGACAAGTTGTCGGGAAGTTGGAAGCCGCTGATGAAGTCGGAAAAGCCACTGATGAAAGCGGCAGACAAGTCCAGCGTTTCATTCGGCTCACCAATCTTGTCCCTGAACTACTGGACATGGTGGACGAAAAGAAAATCTCTTTTAACCCTGCGGTCGAATTGTCTTATCTTGATGCAAAACAGCAGCAAGATTTTTTAGAAGCAATGGATGCTTCCCAGAATGCGCCCTCTCTTTCGCAAGCCATACGGATAAAGAAGCTGGCGCAGAAAAGCGAGTTCAGTTATGATGCTGTCTACGACATTATGAACGAGGAAAAGAAAAGCGAACTGGACACTGTGACCATCAAAAACGAAACCCTGCGGAAATACTTTCCGCGCAGTTACACGCCCCGGCAGATGGAAAGCATCATCATCAAGTTGCTCGACCAGTGGCAGCTGAAAAAACAGCAGGCAAAAGAGAAGAAGCAGGAAGAAGCGCGTTGA
- a CDS encoding PcfB family protein, protein MQEEIEQKSFNIMISTTKLSARTVLRAVKAAFRLYQSKASQGKQSVRTLLRQNRGVSSVEISKTGIRGLERYAKKYGIDYAIRKDTSEVPPRYLVFFKAPDAEAFNSAFKEYSASLLNKDKRPSVLARLHELVQAAAELPGKVRHKEQERGL, encoded by the coding sequence GTGCAGGAAGAAATCGAACAGAAGTCATTCAACATTATGATCTCGACCACAAAGCTGTCTGCCCGGACCGTCCTGCGGGCGGTCAAGGCGGCGTTTCGGCTGTACCAGTCCAAAGCATCCCAAGGCAAGCAGAGTGTTCGCACCCTGTTGCGGCAAAACCGGGGCGTGTCCAGCGTGGAGATCAGCAAGACCGGTATCCGCGGCTTGGAACGCTATGCCAAAAAGTACGGCATCGACTATGCCATCCGCAAGGACACCTCCGAGGTGCCGCCCCGGTATCTGGTCTTTTTCAAAGCCCCGGACGCAGAAGCCTTCAACTCGGCGTTCAAAGAGTATTCGGCATCTTTGCTCAACAAGGACAAACGCCCCTCGGTGCTGGCACGATTGCATGAACTGGTGCAGGCGGCGGCAGAACTCCCCGGCAAAGTCCGGCACAAGGAACAGGAGCGCGGCCTATGA
- a CDS encoding VirD4-like conjugal transfer protein, CD1115 family, translating to MTTKKLTKWLALYLPYILLGLVATNFGEAWRLAEGKELGDKIMSMMGTIPVAFANPLPSLYPLDLLVGLCCGAGLRLAVYLRGKNAKKYRHGMEYGSARWGTPKDIEPFMAPKFADNIILTKTERLMMSNRPPDPKNARNKNVLVVGGSGSGKTRFWLKPNLLQCHSSYVVTDPKGSIVVECGNALLKNGYKVRILNTINFKKSMHYNPFAYVHSEKDILKLVTTLMTNTKGEGSGGDPFWEKSERLLLTALIAYLHYEAPVEEQNFATLLEMLNTMQVLEDDEEYQNPVDLLFEELGKKKPNSFAVRQYKLYKLAAGKTAKSILISCGARLAPFDIQELRNLTMYDELALDTLGDKKTALFLIMSDTDSTFNFLISMVYTQLFNLLCDKADDVYGGKLPIHVRCLIDECANIGQIPNLEKLVATIRSREISACLVLQARSQLKAIYKDNADTIIGNMDSQIFLGGSEPTTLKDLSEMLGKETIDAFNTSDTRGNSPSYGTTFQKMGHELLSRDELAVLDGGKCILQLRGVRPFLSDKYDLTQHPNYKLTSDYDPKNTFDIEKYLNRKEKIHPGDEFIVVDADSLPSA from the coding sequence ATGACCACGAAAAAGCTCACAAAATGGCTGGCACTGTATCTGCCTTATATTTTGCTGGGGCTTGTGGCAACCAACTTCGGTGAAGCGTGGCGGCTTGCCGAGGGCAAGGAACTGGGCGATAAGATCATGTCCATGATGGGCACCATCCCGGTGGCATTTGCAAACCCTCTGCCCAGCCTGTATCCGCTGGATTTGCTGGTAGGTTTGTGCTGCGGCGCAGGGTTACGGCTGGCGGTTTATCTGCGTGGCAAAAATGCCAAGAAGTACCGCCACGGCATGGAATACGGCTCTGCCCGGTGGGGCACTCCGAAAGATATTGAGCCGTTCATGGCTCCCAAGTTTGCCGACAACATCATCCTGACCAAAACAGAACGGTTGATGATGAGCAACCGTCCGCCGGATCCCAAGAATGCCCGGAACAAAAATGTGCTGGTGGTGGGCGGCTCCGGCAGCGGCAAGACTCGGTTTTGGCTCAAGCCCAACCTTTTACAATGTCACAGTTCCTATGTGGTTACTGACCCGAAAGGTAGTATCGTGGTCGAGTGTGGGAACGCACTTCTGAAAAACGGCTACAAGGTCAGGATTCTGAACACCATCAACTTCAAAAAGTCGATGCACTACAACCCCTTCGCCTATGTCCACAGCGAAAAGGATATTCTGAAACTGGTCACGACCCTGATGACCAACACCAAGGGTGAAGGGTCCGGCGGGGACCCATTTTGGGAGAAATCGGAGCGTCTTTTGCTTACTGCCCTGATCGCTTATCTGCATTATGAAGCCCCGGTGGAGGAGCAGAATTTTGCAACACTGTTGGAAATGCTCAACACCATGCAGGTGCTGGAGGACGACGAGGAATACCAGAATCCGGTGGACTTGCTGTTTGAGGAACTGGGCAAGAAAAAGCCCAATTCCTTCGCAGTGCGCCAGTACAAGCTCTACAAATTAGCTGCCGGCAAAACGGCAAAATCCATCCTCATTTCCTGCGGTGCCCGGCTTGCGCCCTTCGATATCCAAGAGCTGCGTAACCTTACCATGTACGATGAGCTGGCGTTAGATACGCTGGGCGATAAGAAAACGGCGTTGTTCCTCATCATGTCGGACACGGATTCCACCTTTAACTTTCTCATCAGCATGGTTTACACCCAGCTTTTCAATCTGCTCTGTGACAAGGCAGACGATGTGTACGGCGGAAAGCTGCCCATCCATGTACGCTGTCTGATCGACGAGTGTGCCAACATCGGGCAGATTCCCAATCTGGAAAAGCTGGTGGCGACCATTCGCAGCCGTGAGATCTCCGCTTGCCTTGTTTTGCAGGCGAGAAGTCAGTTGAAAGCCATCTACAAGGACAATGCGGACACCATCATCGGCAATATGGACAGTCAGATTTTTCTCGGCGGCTCCGAACCCACCACCCTAAAAGACCTGTCTGAAATGCTGGGAAAAGAAACGATTGATGCGTTCAACACCTCGGACACCCGTGGAAACAGCCCCAGCTACGGCACTACCTTCCAAAAGATGGGGCACGAATTGTTGAGCCGGGACGAGCTGGCGGTGCTGGACGGCGGCAAGTGTATTTTGCAGCTGCGAGGTGTGCGCCCCTTTCTTTCGGACAAGTACGACCTGACCCAGCACCCCAACTACAAGCTGACCTCCGACTACGACCCCAAAAACACCTTCGATATTGAAAAATATCTGAACCGCAAAGAAAAGATCCACCCCGGTGATGAGTTCATCGTGGTGGACGCTGATTCGCTCCCGTCTGCCTGA
- a CDS encoding Maff2 family mobile element protein, with protein MEFFNSAIEVLQTLVVALGAGLGVWGAINLLEGYGNDNPGSKSQGMKQLMAGGGVALVGITLIPLLSGLFG; from the coding sequence ATGGAATTCTTTAACTCTGCTATCGAAGTTCTTCAGACTCTGGTTGTCGCTCTGGGTGCCGGTCTCGGCGTTTGGGGTGCTATCAATCTGCTGGAAGGTTACGGCAACGATAACCCCGGCTCCAAGTCTCAGGGCATGAAGCAGCTCATGGCTGGCGGCGGCGTTGCTCTGGTGGGCATCACCCTGATTCCTCTGCTGTCCGGTCTTTTCGGCTAA
- a CDS encoding VirB6/TrbL-like conjugal transfer protein, CD1112 family produces METVLKAIADWIKGILTAGIMSNLSGLFDDVNTQVGNIAQQVGTKPSSFEPRVFAMIEALSRNVVLPIAGIILTFIACYELIEMITQHNNMAQFEPALIMRWIFKTAISVWLISNTFDIVMAVFDITQKVVSDSSGIIAGNTRVNDIGLSMLQSSLMQMDVGPLFGLFLQSFFIGITMRILSIVIFVIVYGRMIEIYCMVSLAPIPMATFGNHEQSHMGQNYLKCLFALGFQGFLILICVAIYAVLIQSVAISGDAINSIWSIVGYTVLLCFSLFKTSSVTKSVLGAH; encoded by the coding sequence ATGGAAACCGTTCTCAAAGCCATTGCCGACTGGATCAAAGGCATCCTGACGGCAGGCATTATGTCAAATCTCAGCGGGCTATTCGATGATGTGAACACGCAGGTCGGCAATATCGCCCAGCAGGTGGGCACCAAGCCCTCCAGCTTTGAGCCGAGAGTGTTCGCCATGATCGAAGCCCTCTCCCGGAACGTGGTGCTGCCCATTGCAGGCATCATCCTGACCTTCATCGCCTGTTATGAGTTGATCGAAATGATCACCCAGCACAACAACATGGCGCAGTTTGAGCCTGCCCTCATCATGCGCTGGATCTTTAAGACCGCTATTTCAGTCTGGCTCATCAGCAATACTTTCGACATCGTGATGGCAGTGTTCGACATCACCCAGAAGGTAGTGTCCGATTCCAGCGGCATCATTGCCGGAAATACCCGTGTCAACGACATTGGTTTGTCCATGCTGCAATCCAGCCTGATGCAGATGGATGTCGGCCCCCTGTTCGGGCTGTTTTTGCAGTCCTTCTTCATCGGCATTACCATGCGCATCCTGTCCATCGTGATTTTCGTCATCGTCTACGGAAGAATGATTGAAATTTACTGCATGGTGAGCCTTGCGCCCATCCCCATGGCGACCTTCGGCAACCACGAGCAGAGCCACATGGGGCAGAACTATCTGAAATGCCTGTTTGCACTGGGTTTTCAGGGCTTTCTCATCCTCATCTGCGTGGCGATTTACGCCGTGCTGATACAGTCGGTAGCGATTTCCGGGGATGCCATCAACTCCATTTGGAGCATTGTGGGCTACACCGTTCTGCTCTGTTTCAGCCTGTTCAAGACCAGCTCGGTGACGAAATCCGTCCTCGGAGCGCACTAA
- a CDS encoding PrgI family protein yields the protein MAAYISVPRDLTKVKSKVAFNLTKRQLVCFGTAALIGVPLFFVLRDSGGNTAATLGMMAVMLPAFFLGMYEKNGQPLEKLLSYYVQSRFVRPKIRPYKTNNYYAILMKGGMTHDPVLEKDR from the coding sequence TTGGCTGCGTATATTTCCGTTCCCCGCGATTTGACCAAGGTCAAATCCAAAGTGGCGTTCAACCTGACCAAACGGCAGCTTGTCTGCTTTGGCACAGCGGCTCTCATTGGAGTGCCGCTGTTTTTTGTTCTCCGGGATTCCGGCGGCAACACTGCTGCCACCCTCGGTATGATGGCGGTGATGCTGCCGGCGTTCTTCCTTGGGATGTACGAAAAGAACGGCCAGCCTTTGGAAAAGCTGCTGTCGTACTATGTGCAGTCCCGGTTTGTCCGCCCGAAGATCCGCCCCTACAAGACTAACAATTACTATGCGATTTTGATGAAGGGAGGCATGACCCATGATCCCGTTTTGGAAAAAGACCGGTAA